A window of the Blastopirellula sediminis genome harbors these coding sequences:
- a CDS encoding BatA domain-containing protein, giving the protein MSFLQPLLLFALPICAAPILIHLINQRRFHTIEWGAMQFLLHANRMSQGYSRIRRWLILACRTLAIAALIFVIGRPLASGWLGLAGGNGSDTTIIIVDRSASMQQRNAAAAMSKLDTGLQQLAGTLGLVNSKRWVLIDSATLSPQEIESPEVLPETIAGNVVSASANLPQLLQAAHDYISSNKTGPTEIWILSDLRSNDWGADDGHWRTLRNGFLDFKQDIRFHLLAYPESKQGNLGVRVTNVRRRTIDGTTELLLSLDLTSSEETGMKEVPIRFDIEGATTEHVVQWDGPRLELRDFAIPIDESLEQGWGTVSLPADVYPSDDSFYFVFSKPMPRKTVIVTDDGTASRPLILSAGLSPDVSQSNLVETLPASRIASLTWAEIALVVWQANLPNAKDAALLDAFVDSGGHVLFLPPSSPDRNAYRGVAWTEWQETPSPLAIENWRSDEGLWARTQSGAALPVGQLQIRRYCQFSGEAVRLAWLHDGAILLARAPSAHGGVWFLATSVEPTDSSLARDGVVLYAMIQRALAAGAAERGDAQNVVAGELADEANLAWRELAGGQSALSSEYPYVAGVYAVENRTVAVNRTEAEDQGEVLPLERIDGLFQGLRFDRVSDAAGDSSALAREIWRVFLIMMMIALFVESLLCIPKRATTAGAMK; this is encoded by the coding sequence ATGAGCTTTCTCCAACCGCTACTGCTGTTCGCACTGCCGATTTGCGCAGCCCCAATTCTGATTCACCTGATTAACCAGCGTCGTTTTCATACGATCGAATGGGGCGCGATGCAGTTCCTGCTGCACGCCAACCGCATGTCGCAGGGCTACTCGCGAATTCGCCGCTGGTTGATTCTCGCCTGCCGCACGCTGGCAATCGCGGCCCTGATATTCGTCATTGGGCGCCCATTGGCCAGCGGGTGGCTGGGGTTGGCTGGCGGAAATGGAAGCGACACGACCATTATCATCGTTGACCGCTCGGCCAGCATGCAGCAGCGTAACGCCGCCGCAGCCATGTCCAAGCTCGACACCGGCCTCCAACAACTGGCAGGCACGCTCGGTCTCGTCAACTCGAAGCGGTGGGTCCTCATCGATAGCGCCACGCTATCCCCGCAAGAGATCGAATCGCCTGAGGTTCTGCCCGAAACGATCGCCGGCAACGTGGTCAGCGCCAGCGCGAACTTGCCGCAGCTGCTGCAAGCCGCCCACGACTATATCAGCTCGAATAAAACGGGCCCTACGGAGATCTGGATCCTGTCGGATCTCCGCTCCAACGACTGGGGCGCGGATGATGGACATTGGCGCACTCTGCGCAATGGATTTCTCGACTTCAAACAAGACATTCGCTTCCATCTGTTGGCCTATCCCGAATCCAAACAGGGAAACCTGGGAGTTCGGGTAACGAACGTCCGCCGTCGCACGATTGACGGCACAACGGAACTTCTCCTTTCGCTCGATCTTACCTCGAGCGAAGAAACGGGGATGAAAGAAGTTCCGATCCGCTTTGACATCGAAGGGGCGACGACCGAGCATGTCGTCCAGTGGGACGGGCCGCGGCTCGAACTGCGCGATTTCGCCATCCCGATTGATGAGTCGCTCGAGCAGGGATGGGGGACGGTCTCGCTGCCAGCCGACGTCTATCCGTCCGACGACAGCTTTTACTTCGTCTTTTCCAAGCCGATGCCTCGCAAAACGGTCATTGTGACCGACGACGGAACCGCCTCTCGGCCGCTGATCTTATCGGCAGGGCTCTCGCCGGACGTCAGTCAAAGCAATCTTGTCGAAACGCTTCCCGCTTCCCGGATCGCCTCTTTAACCTGGGCCGAAATTGCGCTCGTCGTCTGGCAGGCCAATTTGCCGAACGCGAAGGACGCGGCGCTGCTCGATGCGTTCGTGGACTCCGGCGGCCATGTCTTATTCCTCCCTCCTTCATCTCCCGATCGCAATGCGTATCGCGGCGTCGCGTGGACCGAGTGGCAAGAGACGCCGTCGCCGCTGGCGATCGAAAACTGGCGTAGCGATGAAGGTTTGTGGGCGCGCACGCAAAGCGGCGCCGCGCTTCCTGTCGGACAGTTGCAGATTCGCCGCTACTGTCAATTCTCGGGTGAGGCGGTGCGTCTCGCCTGGCTACATGACGGAGCGATTCTGCTCGCCCGCGCCCCTAGCGCGCATGGCGGCGTTTGGTTCCTGGCGACGTCGGTGGAACCGACCGATTCCTCCCTCGCCCGCGACGGCGTTGTGCTTTACGCCATGATCCAGCGAGCGCTGGCGGCGGGAGCGGCGGAACGTGGCGATGCGCAGAACGTCGTGGCGGGAGAGCTGGCCGATGAGGCGAACCTGGCATGGCGGGAGCTGGCCGGCGGTCAATCCGCGTTGTCGTCGGAATATCCCTACGTCGCTGGAGTCTACGCCGTCGAAAATCGAACCGTGGCGGTCAATCGGACCGAAGCCGAAGACCAAGGTGAAGTTCTTCCGTTGGAGCGGATTGACGGACTGTTTCAGGGACTCCGGTTTGATCGCGTCAGCGACGCCGCCGGCGACTCGTCCGCCTTGGCTCGCGAAATCTGGCGCGTCTTTCTGATCATGATGATGATCGCACTCTTCGTCGAATCGTTGCTTTGCATTCCCAAACGCGCTACGACCGCGGGAGCGATGAAGTGA
- a CDS encoding DUF58 domain-containing protein, with protein MAVDPTQRSFLEPNVLARLAAMPLFARRPMQGNVSGRHTSPHRGTSVEFAEYRKYVPGDDLRRLDWRAHGRTDRYYIKEFEADTNLRCCLVVDTSGSMKFGSTGTTKFAYAQKLAAAISYLAIQQGDAAGMACVADGIVTEIPAKRNPAHLRLLFDLLERAKPTGPTRLIESLHELAETIRQRALIILISDFFVPPEELRQCFEHFRFRKHDLAAFHLLDPQEIEFKFQRPTRFLDPEGGPAIFAEPSEIADRYHRAMNAYLTEVKHAVDASGVDYHRVLLNESYDAALMRFLAGRSKAGGVR; from the coding sequence ATGGCGGTTGACCCGACGCAGCGCAGTTTCCTGGAGCCGAACGTCTTAGCGCGTCTGGCCGCTATGCCGCTGTTCGCGCGGCGTCCGATGCAAGGCAACGTCTCGGGACGTCATACCAGTCCGCACCGCGGTACGAGCGTTGAATTCGCCGAGTATCGGAAGTACGTCCCTGGGGACGATCTCCGCCGACTCGATTGGCGTGCGCATGGACGAACCGATCGCTACTACATCAAAGAGTTTGAGGCCGATACGAATCTCCGCTGCTGTCTGGTAGTCGACACCAGCGGTTCGATGAAATTCGGCTCCACGGGAACGACCAAGTTCGCCTACGCCCAAAAACTGGCCGCCGCAATCAGTTACCTGGCGATTCAACAGGGAGACGCCGCCGGCATGGCTTGCGTCGCCGATGGGATCGTCACCGAGATTCCGGCGAAACGCAATCCGGCGCATTTGCGACTCCTCTTTGACCTGCTAGAGCGCGCCAAGCCGACCGGACCGACGCGACTGATCGAGTCGCTGCATGAACTCGCGGAAACGATTCGCCAGCGCGCCCTGATCATCCTCATTTCCGACTTTTTCGTCCCGCCGGAAGAATTGCGACAATGCTTCGAGCATTTTCGCTTTCGCAAGCATGATCTGGCCGCATTTCACTTGCTCGATCCGCAGGAGATCGAGTTCAAGTTTCAGCGCCCAACGCGGTTTCTTGATCCGGAAGGAGGTCCGGCGATCTTCGCCGAACCGAGCGAAATCGCCGATCGCTACCATCGAGCCATGAACGCTTACCTGACCGAGGTGAAACACGCGGTTGACGCCAGCGGCGTCGACTATCACCGCGTCTTGCTCAACGAATCGTACGATGCGGCTCTAATGCGGTTTTTGGCCGGTCGCAGCAAAGCGGGGGGCGTACGATGA
- a CDS encoding AAA family ATPase, giving the protein MTIVANNASAPQLGEDDVRKIDQLRDSYARLSTELSRVIIGQKEVVEQLCICLFARGHALLMGVPGLAKTLLVSKMSETLSLQFSRIQFTPDLMPMDITGTEILQDGMNGRREFQFVHGPIFANVILADEINRAPPKTQAALLEAMQERRVTAAGKTLSLTAPFLVLATQNPVEQEGTYPLPEAQLDRFMFLIELDYPSEAEEIEIARATTGSDAPQLEHVLHAEEIIDFQQLVRRVPVPDHIFAYAAKLVRKTRPGGDSAPGWLKPLVGWGAGPRAVQNLILGARARAALLGSYMVRLEDVQEVAQPVLSHRLITTFAAQAEGISAKSIVRRLVEESNREL; this is encoded by the coding sequence ATGACCATCGTTGCCAATAACGCCTCGGCGCCGCAACTGGGCGAGGACGACGTACGAAAGATTGATCAACTTCGCGATAGCTATGCGCGCTTGAGTACGGAGCTATCACGCGTCATCATCGGGCAGAAAGAAGTAGTTGAGCAACTTTGCATCTGCCTGTTTGCGCGCGGGCACGCATTGCTGATGGGGGTTCCCGGACTGGCCAAGACGCTGCTCGTCAGCAAGATGTCGGAAACGCTGTCGCTGCAATTCAGCCGCATTCAGTTCACGCCGGACTTGATGCCGATGGATATCACCGGCACCGAAATCTTGCAGGACGGTATGAACGGGCGGCGGGAATTTCAATTCGTACATGGGCCGATTTTCGCCAACGTAATCCTGGCTGACGAAATTAACCGCGCTCCTCCAAAGACGCAAGCGGCGCTGTTGGAGGCGATGCAAGAGCGACGCGTTACCGCCGCGGGTAAGACGCTGAGCCTGACGGCGCCGTTTCTTGTTCTGGCGACGCAAAACCCGGTCGAACAGGAAGGAACCTATCCGCTGCCCGAAGCGCAGCTGGACCGCTTTATGTTCCTGATCGAGCTTGATTATCCGTCCGAAGCGGAAGAAATCGAAATCGCTCGAGCGACGACCGGCTCCGATGCGCCGCAGCTGGAACATGTACTGCACGCAGAAGAGATCATCGACTTTCAGCAACTGGTGCGGCGCGTACCGGTGCCGGATCATATCTTCGCGTACGCCGCCAAACTGGTTCGCAAAACCCGCCCCGGCGGCGATTCGGCTCCCGGTTGGCTCAAGCCGCTGGTCGGCTGGGGGGCAGGACCGCGAGCCGTACAGAACTTGATCCTGGGCGCTCGCGCCCGAGCGGCGCTTCTCGGCAGCTATATGGTGCGGCTCGAAGACGTTCAGGAAGTCGCCCAGCCGGTCCTGTCGCACCGCTTGATCACGACGTTCGCCGCCCAGGCGGAAGGGATCAGTGCAAAGAGCATTGTGCGGCGACTGGTCGAAGAATCGAATCGCGAACTATAG
- a CDS encoding sulfatase-like hydrolase/transferase, translating into MSLLGIVAQIGKAERPNLVFLLTDDQRYDTLGCTGNQFIETPNLDQLAADGILFANASVTSAICTPSRACYFLGQYERKHGVNFNSGTAMSPAAWAKSYPVVLREAGYYTGYVGKNHVPVGRRGYGSKVMEPSFDFWYAGHGHLTFYPKQQHAIFKHAKADTQIEVVAEGAASFLNAEEDYVAGAEAFLSRRPKDKPFCLSIALNLPHAAGTRSMKMLPTDPELYRTKYRDKIDQIPLPKTYVAKDQITSPRLPADVLYAQLRQTSYDYVDTPEGLKEQLIRKAQTITGIDRMVGEIREALAAQGLDQNTVIIFSSDHGIMQGEFGLGGKALNYESCLRIPMIIMDPRVDRENRGRRSMALVESVDIAPTMLDLAGVDVPDSMQGVSLKEMIEGRSESVRESSFAENLWSTYFGNPRIESVRTGEWKYIRYFKNDRELFAGVTGKTQYGVTPTQAEGYAHWLTSSIEGELPVYEELFHLPSDPSESVNLAQRPAYSATLTQMRTECQRLVTFAKGDKNRPPQTVPIEAAREGRGKK; encoded by the coding sequence TTGTCCCTGTTGGGCATCGTCGCGCAGATTGGTAAGGCGGAGCGGCCAAATCTGGTCTTCCTGCTCACGGACGATCAGCGCTACGACACGCTCGGTTGCACCGGCAACCAGTTCATTGAGACGCCTAATCTAGACCAGCTCGCAGCGGATGGAATTCTGTTTGCGAACGCATCGGTTACCAGCGCAATTTGCACGCCGAGCCGCGCTTGCTACTTTCTCGGCCAGTACGAACGGAAGCATGGCGTGAACTTCAATTCCGGAACGGCGATGTCGCCGGCCGCATGGGCGAAAAGCTATCCGGTCGTTCTTCGCGAGGCTGGGTACTACACCGGATATGTCGGCAAGAATCACGTGCCAGTCGGCCGGAGAGGCTACGGGTCCAAGGTGATGGAACCGAGTTTTGACTTTTGGTACGCCGGACATGGCCATTTGACGTTCTACCCGAAACAGCAACACGCGATCTTCAAGCATGCGAAAGCCGATACGCAGATCGAAGTGGTCGCGGAAGGGGCGGCGAGTTTTCTAAATGCGGAAGAGGATTACGTCGCAGGAGCCGAGGCTTTTCTCAGTCGGCGCCCCAAGGACAAGCCGTTTTGCCTTTCGATCGCCCTTAATCTTCCGCATGCGGCGGGAACCAGGTCGATGAAAATGTTGCCGACCGATCCGGAACTCTATCGGACGAAGTATCGAGACAAGATTGATCAAATTCCTCTGCCGAAGACGTACGTCGCCAAAGATCAGATTACGAGCCCCCGATTGCCGGCCGATGTGTTGTACGCGCAACTTCGTCAAACAAGTTACGACTATGTCGATACGCCGGAAGGCTTGAAGGAACAACTGATCCGTAAGGCGCAGACGATTACCGGCATCGATCGCATGGTTGGCGAGATCCGTGAGGCTTTGGCCGCTCAAGGGTTGGATCAAAATACGGTGATCATCTTTAGCAGCGATCATGGAATCATGCAGGGCGAATTTGGCCTGGGAGGCAAGGCGCTGAACTATGAATCGTGCTTGCGGATTCCGATGATCATCATGGACCCGCGCGTCGATCGCGAGAATCGTGGGCGTCGATCGATGGCGCTCGTAGAGTCGGTCGACATCGCTCCAACGATGCTTGACCTCGCCGGAGTCGACGTGCCGGATTCGATGCAAGGGGTCAGCTTGAAAGAGATGATCGAAGGAAGGTCTGAATCGGTTCGCGAAAGTAGTTTTGCGGAGAACCTTTGGTCAACTTATTTCGGCAATCCGAGGATTGAGAGCGTCAGGACCGGGGAGTGGAAATATATTCGCTACTTCAAGAACGACCGCGAACTCTTTGCTGGGGTCACCGGTAAGACGCAATACGGCGTCACCCCGACTCAGGCCGAAGGCTACGCCCATTGGCTTACCAGTTCGATTGAGGGCGAACTTCCGGTCTATGAGGAGCTATTCCATCTTCCGTCCGACCCCAGCGAAAGCGTCAACCTTGCCCAGCGCCCCGCTTATTCCGCCACGCTGACGCAAATGCGAACGGAGTGTCAGCGACTTGTCACGTTCGCCAAGGGGGACAAAAACCGTCCGCCGCAAACGGTCCCGATCGAAGCGGCTCGAGAAGGAAGAGGGAAAAAATAG
- a CDS encoding protein-tyrosine phosphatase family protein: protein MKFQLADQSATPPTSFTYWVIPSRLLAGAYPGHPDPAEHRARIDALVDAGIRLFVNLMETGETNQKGQPFVPYDDVARGRASEASMRRYAIRDLYIPTLDTMSEILDAIDESLANDAPVYVHCWGGVGRTGTVIGCWMLRHGLAKPDDVLKVLKELRLQDQERSNRDSPENDTQRDFVRKWLDRDSA from the coding sequence ATGAAATTTCAACTCGCCGACCAGTCCGCCACGCCCCCGACATCGTTCACGTACTGGGTAATTCCGTCGCGTCTGCTCGCCGGCGCCTATCCAGGACACCCAGATCCGGCCGAGCACCGAGCTAGAATCGACGCGCTCGTCGATGCCGGCATCCGGCTGTTCGTGAATCTGATGGAGACCGGCGAGACGAACCAAAAGGGGCAACCATTCGTCCCCTACGACGATGTGGCGAGGGGCCGCGCCTCGGAAGCCAGCATGCGTCGGTACGCCATCCGCGACCTCTACATCCCGACGCTCGATACGATGAGCGAGATCCTCGACGCGATCGACGAGTCGCTCGCCAACGACGCCCCCGTCTATGTTCACTGCTGGGGCGGCGTCGGACGGACCGGCACCGTCATCGGCTGCTGGATGTTGCGTCACGGTCTGGCGAAACCAGACGACGTGTTGAAAGTGCTGAAAGAATTGCGACTTCAGGATCAAGAGCGCAGTAACCGCGATTCGCCCGAGAACGACACCCAGCGCGACTTTGTCAGGAAGTGGCTAGATCGCGACTCCGCATAG
- a CDS encoding Nif11-like leader peptide family natural product precursor, with protein sequence MAIAQIKGFSQQAKEDATLGEKLKACVKLKELITLAKESGFELDEVELYPPNEPQFTEDQLSPQLVKALLRA encoded by the coding sequence ATGGCCATTGCACAGATCAAAGGGTTTTCGCAACAAGCGAAAGAAGATGCGACGTTGGGCGAAAAGTTGAAGGCCTGCGTGAAGCTGAAAGAGTTGATCACTCTGGCGAAAGAATCAGGCTTTGAGCTGGACGAAGTCGAACTCTATCCGCCGAACGAACCGCAATTCACCGAAGACCAATTGTCGCCGCAACTGGTCAAGGCGCTGCTACGAGCATGA
- a CDS encoding nitrogen fixation protein NifZ: MIELDLKNGDAVFAKVEIRNDGSIPHVEKDALLAEPGMMGMLINTGHLEEATDQKLLLISFVGKDGEMGPLVTCFAEEISTEPLK, from the coding sequence ATGATCGAATTGGATCTGAAAAACGGGGACGCCGTTTTCGCCAAGGTCGAGATTCGCAACGACGGATCGATTCCGCACGTCGAGAAGGATGCTCTGCTCGCAGAGCCCGGAATGATGGGAATGCTGATCAACACAGGGCATCTCGAAGAAGCGACCGACCAGAAGCTGCTGCTGATCAGCTTCGTCGGCAAGGATGGCGAAATGGGTCCGCTGGTGACCTGTTTCGCGGAAGAGATCTCGACCGAGCCATTGAAGTGA
- a CDS encoding ATP-binding protein, giving the protein MSDRKLVGASEADARKVVLILGNRKQTLTVVRTLRRSGWKPLVGFKTSNERNGHVCWSRDAAGTWPHTDWDSDEQLFAEELIRLAHERPDLAAIYPIDEEAILQVRRVKDALPPSVSVVLANEESLRLGFDKQLMHETCTQIGMPVAEYRVGIGSGELQRHALELGFPCIVKPLDSAELVFGTKAAILRGESDLQRLLKNGSFESQRLMIQRLVNSPRYNIYFAAKDGKLLAAVNVLILETDRADGTGFAVSVVTMDPPQQLREDCENLVRHSNYTGLGCGQWLTTPGKLERTFLELNPRLGGNFRITERAGVPLSLIGLQLALGHEVEFSGGPWSYLRGVRFAWSTGALAGCRYEWKRGTISNWQAISTFSRAIWNGLRAHVHATWQLRDPVPTLVEIGDSIGRLFTPSAARMTPNVIPTPVDSSGNG; this is encoded by the coding sequence ATGAGTGACCGTAAACTGGTAGGGGCAAGTGAGGCGGACGCCCGGAAGGTCGTTCTGATCTTGGGTAACCGAAAACAGACTTTGACGGTCGTTCGAACGCTGCGCCGCTCAGGCTGGAAACCGCTTGTTGGTTTCAAAACGTCGAATGAGAGAAACGGACACGTTTGTTGGTCGCGAGATGCGGCAGGGACGTGGCCTCATACCGATTGGGACTCCGACGAACAGCTGTTCGCCGAAGAACTGATTCGACTGGCGCACGAGCGACCTGATCTCGCGGCTATCTATCCGATCGACGAAGAGGCGATTCTCCAGGTTCGTCGCGTCAAGGACGCCTTGCCGCCGAGCGTCAGCGTGGTTCTGGCGAACGAAGAATCGCTTCGACTTGGCTTCGACAAGCAATTGATGCATGAGACCTGCACGCAAATTGGAATGCCAGTTGCCGAGTATCGAGTTGGAATAGGGAGCGGCGAGCTACAGCGTCATGCTCTCGAACTCGGCTTCCCGTGCATCGTCAAACCGCTGGATTCCGCGGAACTTGTTTTCGGAACCAAGGCGGCGATTCTGCGCGGCGAAAGCGATTTACAACGCCTACTTAAGAATGGTTCATTCGAGTCGCAGCGGTTGATGATCCAGCGACTCGTCAATTCGCCGCGATATAACATCTACTTCGCCGCCAAAGACGGCAAGCTGCTGGCCGCCGTCAACGTTCTCATCCTGGAAACGGATCGAGCCGATGGAACGGGCTTCGCCGTTTCGGTCGTCACGATGGACCCGCCGCAACAACTGCGCGAGGATTGCGAAAATCTAGTTCGCCATTCCAATTATACGGGGCTTGGGTGCGGCCAATGGCTGACGACTCCCGGAAAGCTGGAACGAACGTTTCTTGAGCTCAATCCGCGATTGGGCGGGAACTTTCGGATTACCGAACGGGCTGGCGTTCCTCTTTCGTTGATCGGGCTGCAATTGGCGCTAGGACATGAAGTTGAGTTCTCCGGTGGTCCTTGGAGTTACTTAAGAGGCGTCCGCTTCGCCTGGTCGACCGGAGCTTTGGCGGGCTGTCGTTACGAATGGAAGCGAGGCACGATCTCTAATTGGCAAGCGATTTCCACATTTTCGCGGGCGATCTGGAATGGATTGCGAGCGCACGTTCATGCAACGTGGCAGTTGCGCGACCCTGTGCCAACGCTGGTCGAGATTGGCGATTCTATTGGCCGGCTATTCACGCCTAGTGCGGCTAGAATGACACCGAATGTGATTCCAACTCCGGTCGATTCGAGCGGAAATGGCTAA
- a CDS encoding lipopolysaccharide biosynthesis protein, with protein MTNRPAMTSPFRLVRALQNRWFGVTAKKGVWAILDQGVVSGARFVATAIIGRFGGPDELGMYAMGFSIVILVNVIQESLLFSPYAARGRLESETSRKRFAGGILVHHVAISLTTLLGCLVLAAILAAADVRQLATLFAVLAGVMPAVFLHEFARRISFAHSHVLVALLMDGTVAMVQLAALAYLAASERLSFTTALSVWGIACVLGGAVWLYCHRSMFHIRWRRVLPQLERNWAFGRWILGSQQIKALGTSANIWVLSAACGATATGVFAACSIVVTAVNPLMLGLFNVLEAKSAQAFAEAGKRELLRVTRKVTFILALALSPYLLAVAVAGESLVIWIFNDPIYSGQGHTLTILALATAVRCLRLGWNCAIRTIGLPEWNFVAGVAEFVVTIAFVAPLSLSYGVLGAAYGILLGSVAGSLTRWLAFHKLQVWREDALV; from the coding sequence ATGACGAATCGTCCTGCCATGACGTCCCCTTTCCGTTTGGTGAGGGCGTTGCAAAATCGCTGGTTTGGGGTCACAGCCAAGAAAGGGGTCTGGGCAATTCTCGACCAGGGCGTCGTCAGCGGCGCCCGGTTCGTTGCGACGGCGATTATCGGTAGGTTTGGCGGTCCCGATGAACTCGGCATGTACGCGATGGGTTTCTCGATCGTCATACTTGTCAACGTCATCCAAGAATCGCTGTTGTTTTCGCCATATGCGGCGCGAGGACGTCTTGAGTCCGAGACGAGCCGAAAACGTTTCGCGGGAGGCATTCTCGTTCATCACGTCGCGATATCGCTGACGACGTTGCTAGGGTGCCTTGTTTTGGCGGCGATTCTCGCCGCCGCCGATGTACGGCAGCTCGCAACGCTATTCGCTGTGCTCGCTGGGGTCATGCCGGCGGTCTTTCTGCACGAGTTCGCTCGCCGAATTTCATTCGCCCACTCTCATGTGCTGGTGGCGCTGTTGATGGACGGAACTGTCGCCATGGTCCAGCTCGCCGCGTTGGCGTATCTGGCCGCCAGTGAGCGATTGAGTTTCACGACCGCCCTGAGCGTTTGGGGAATAGCTTGCGTTTTGGGAGGGGCAGTCTGGCTGTACTGTCATCGATCAATGTTCCACATCCGGTGGCGTCGGGTCTTGCCTCAACTTGAACGCAATTGGGCGTTCGGCCGCTGGATCTTGGGAAGTCAGCAGATAAAGGCTCTGGGGACCTCCGCGAATATTTGGGTCTTATCCGCGGCATGCGGCGCAACGGCGACCGGGGTGTTCGCCGCCTGCTCGATTGTAGTGACGGCAGTCAACCCGCTGATGCTGGGTTTGTTCAACGTGCTGGAGGCGAAGTCGGCCCAAGCCTTCGCGGAAGCAGGAAAGCGGGAACTGCTGCGCGTCACTCGTAAGGTGACGTTCATATTGGCGCTGGCGCTCAGCCCATATCTGTTGGCCGTGGCGGTTGCGGGAGAATCGCTGGTGATCTGGATTTTTAACGACCCAATCTACAGCGGTCAGGGGCACACCCTTACCATCTTGGCGCTAGCGACTGCGGTTCGTTGTTTACGATTGGGCTGGAACTGCGCCATCCGGACGATTGGGCTGCCGGAATGGAATTTCGTCGCCGGCGTGGCGGAGTTCGTGGTTACGATTGCGTTCGTCGCTCCGCTCTCGCTCTCCTATGGCGTCTTGGGGGCCGCCTATGGAATTCTGCTTGGGAGCGTCGCCGGGTCGCTTACTCGCTGGCTTGCATTCCATAAGCTGCAAGTCTGGCGGGAAGATGCTCTCGTTTAG
- a CDS encoding O-antigen ligase family protein, with product MSHSNAAALTSLVDEDGGQLIAKWFPIVSIWALGLLCFSLPGRLSPEGVSSVDLIAVGKLGARALIVLVAAWILIQRKLDFRAGAPIWAMTPLLFWLGWSVLSVFWSPLLIVSVGQVCGMAAILLLAAVIGCGPASALPNFVSHTLWMLFAASLATLLLHLVNPELSGLDRALDIPGSDGFVHPTAAGATASLGLVLGVLARFVWPRNFTSWAASSTFVVHFAVLILASSRSAFAAGAVVCVAIAIWSIEPRKLGWPLLLLGAGILGYMLLDPGFRETREILSLGIGYMQRGQTVTQLKDFSGRLEMWEAVGAEFSKSPWIGHGYFCTSAEGKLFVWNSWSNPTAHNILLQLLATGGIVGTLLFLWGMCRAFGKALLDVVLAPDNLTYQPMIAFLLFWYLIWTFGCVSFIGPIRPESVVFALILGIAIHPYVRESDGGEQESKREHLPARLAAYGMQASE from the coding sequence ATGAGCCATTCAAACGCAGCCGCTCTGACGAGTTTAGTCGACGAAGACGGCGGTCAGCTGATCGCCAAGTGGTTCCCAATCGTATCGATCTGGGCGCTTGGCCTGCTCTGCTTTTCCTTGCCGGGGCGACTTAGTCCGGAAGGCGTATCGTCCGTTGACCTTATCGCCGTGGGGAAACTCGGCGCCCGCGCATTGATCGTGCTGGTCGCCGCTTGGATTCTGATTCAGCGCAAGCTCGACTTTCGGGCAGGGGCTCCCATTTGGGCGATGACGCCGCTTCTGTTCTGGCTGGGCTGGTCCGTGTTATCCGTTTTCTGGTCGCCGCTGCTCATCGTTTCGGTGGGACAAGTCTGCGGCATGGCGGCGATTCTGCTGCTCGCCGCAGTAATCGGCTGCGGTCCCGCTAGCGCATTGCCTAACTTCGTGAGCCATACGTTGTGGATGCTATTTGCCGCGAGCCTGGCGACGTTGCTGCTGCATCTCGTCAATCCGGAACTATCAGGGCTAGATCGAGCGCTAGACATCCCAGGTTCTGATGGTTTCGTACATCCGACCGCCGCAGGAGCGACCGCATCGCTGGGACTTGTATTAGGAGTATTGGCTCGATTCGTCTGGCCGCGCAATTTCACATCGTGGGCGGCCTCGTCTACTTTTGTCGTTCACTTCGCCGTGTTGATCCTGGCGAGCAGCCGATCCGCATTTGCGGCCGGGGCGGTTGTCTGCGTCGCTATCGCCATTTGGTCGATCGAGCCGCGCAAACTGGGCTGGCCGCTCCTTCTGCTAGGAGCCGGAATTTTGGGGTACATGCTGCTCGACCCCGGCTTCCGGGAGACGCGCGAGATTCTCAGCCTGGGAATCGGCTACATGCAGCGTGGACAGACGGTAACGCAGCTGAAAGATTTTTCGGGCCGACTTGAAATGTGGGAGGCGGTTGGCGCCGAGTTCTCAAAGTCTCCCTGGATAGGTCACGGCTATTTCTGCACGTCGGCTGAAGGGAAGCTTTTCGTCTGGAATAGCTGGTCCAATCCCACTGCTCACAACATACTTCTTCAGTTGCTGGCGACGGGTGGGATCGTGGGTACGCTGTTATTTCTCTGGGGAATGTGCCGCGCGTTCGGCAAGGCGCTTTTGGACGTCGTGCTGGCTCCTGACAACCTTACCTATCAGCCAATGATTGCGTTTCTCTTGTTCTGGTACCTGATTTGGACCTTTGGCTGCGTCTCGTTTATCGGTCCGATTCGTCCCGAGTCGGTCGTATTCGCCCTGATCTTGGGAATCGCCATCCATCCGTACGTTCGAGAGTCGGATGGCGGTGAGCAAGAATCTAAACGAGAGCATCTTCCCGCCAGACTTGCAGCTTATGGAATGCAAGCCAGCGAGTAA